The proteins below come from a single Zhouia spongiae genomic window:
- the pyrH gene encoding UMP kinase, whose translation MKYKRILLKLSGEALMGDRQYGIDPKRLANYAAEIKHVTDKGIEVAIVIGGGNIFRGVAGASNGMDRVQGDHMGMLATVINGLALQSALEDEGIQTRLQSAIKINEVAEPFIRRRAVRHLEKGRVVIFGGGTGNPYFTTDSAAVLRAIEIEADVILKGTRVDGIYTADPEKDENATKFDNITFDDVLKKGLKVMDTTAFTLSQENELPIIVFDMNKPGNLLKVVSGENIGTRVNL comes from the coding sequence ATGAAATACAAAAGAATCCTTCTTAAATTAAGTGGAGAAGCTTTAATGGGTGACCGACAGTATGGGATAGATCCAAAAAGACTGGCCAATTATGCAGCAGAAATCAAGCACGTTACGGACAAAGGTATTGAGGTTGCAATCGTAATCGGAGGCGGAAACATATTCAGAGGCGTTGCAGGAGCGAGTAACGGAATGGACAGGGTACAAGGTGATCATATGGGGATGCTTGCCACCGTTATTAATGGTCTGGCACTACAAAGCGCCCTTGAAGATGAAGGAATTCAAACAAGATTACAATCAGCTATTAAAATCAACGAAGTTGCAGAACCTTTTATACGAAGAAGAGCCGTTAGACACCTGGAGAAGGGACGTGTAGTTATTTTTGGTGGCGGAACGGGAAATCCGTATTTTACAACAGATTCAGCCGCAGTTCTCAGAGCTATCGAAATTGAAGCTGATGTTATCCTGAAAGGAACCCGCGTTGACGGCATTTATACAGCCGACCCTGAGAAAGATGAAAATGCCACCAAGTTCGATAACATCACCTTTGACGATGTTCTTAAAAAAGGCCTGAAAGTAATGGACACGACAGCATTTACACTTAGTCAGGAAAATGAGTTACCGATTATTGTTTTTGACATGAACAAACCCGGTAATTTATTGAAAGTAGTATCCGGAGAGAACATTGGTACCAGAGTAAACCTATAA
- the frr gene encoding ribosome recycling factor, translating into MNEDIEIILDATKESMEASLEHLKKELANIRAGKASPAMVSSVMVDYYGAQTPLSQVANVNTPDGRTISIQPWEKNMLQPIEKAIMIANLGFNPMNNGDMIIINVPPLTEERRKELVKQTKSEAEHARVSIRNARQDANKDIKKLDASEDLKSNAEIDVQGLTDNFTKKVEEILEAKEKEIMTV; encoded by the coding sequence ATGAACGAAGATATAGAAATTATTCTTGACGCCACTAAAGAATCGATGGAAGCTTCATTAGAGCATCTTAAAAAAGAATTGGCGAATATTCGTGCCGGAAAAGCCAGTCCGGCAATGGTTAGCAGTGTAATGGTTGACTATTACGGAGCCCAGACTCCTTTAAGCCAGGTTGCTAACGTTAACACACCCGACGGCCGTACGATCTCTATCCAGCCGTGGGAAAAAAACATGTTACAACCTATAGAAAAGGCCATCATGATAGCCAACTTAGGTTTTAACCCGATGAATAACGGCGACATGATCATCATTAACGTTCCGCCACTAACCGAGGAACGCCGTAAGGAATTGGTAAAACAAACCAAATCGGAGGCTGAACACGCAAGGGTATCCATAAGAAATGCACGTCAGGACGCAAACAAGGATATCAAAAAGCTCGATGCTTCTGAAGACCTCAAATCAAATGCAGAGATCGATGTTCAAGGTCTGACAGATAACTTCACCAAAAAGGTAGAAGAGATCCTGGAGGCTAAAGAAAAAGAGATCATGACAGTTTAA
- a CDS encoding DUF5686 family protein — protein sequence MKKIFFFVLSLCFSLTFAQQKINGKIKDNETNNGLSYASITTGTGVKAVSGTDGSFSIKTNNKIKTVRIELWGYQTAEVPVSDEKSYYEITLTKNIESLQETALKHTTDASEIIRDVINNKNRNNPETSLNSFKLKSYNKLIATADPNTIDNQIDSVFLKKKKGLKFIEADSTAYKLKRQLYSSHLFITEKISSVVFDKENGKHETILGSNVAGFKEPVYEILALKIQSFSFYKDKYTLFGTEYAGPLADRALKKYNYRVVDTLNTDRGSTYIIHFQGKKRQKSATPEGLLYISADSYALQKGIIKLKAVIDIEASQEFEYFEENDIWFPVEKNISISKGSSSNAINLFGGNILLTNLKEKDIDTTKTIHTSYFNPAEVIKITVRDLNYGISINKPVNRSKTKFTVEVDENAVHQNNAFWKENRSDPLTDKELNTYTYADSVTQAAKAEKKIGLIRKLLVGYVPLSYVDLDIKSVIKYNNFEGFRLGGGITTSNNFSKVLRLNAYGAFGTKDQDFKYGLGAKVRLNRNTSTWLGFDYIDDLTETGSTKYITDTRAFSIFEPRLFNITMFHNSKSIASHLSYDITPQLSSKLRLQKADIIPKYTYNYINEGTNFDTYKITTTTLGIQWNPKNLYMLTSDGKKVIRNSFPQFSLQYTQAIKGLLDGYFTFSKVDFRARYHLNPLNKGRTSFLINAGLGLGDIPLTHLYQTAPNQPDGNKILKRFSVGGGDSFETMYFNEFFSDKYLSVEAKHYFKRVKIAGRFKPEFGLASRFAIGDIKNPDLHEGIGFNSLNKGYMESGFEINRILKGFGLSFMYRHGAYHLPAFDENVSFKFTYYFSLGF from the coding sequence ATGAAAAAAATCTTCTTCTTTGTCCTGAGCTTATGCTTTTCACTGACTTTTGCCCAACAAAAAATAAACGGCAAAATAAAAGACAATGAGACCAACAACGGACTTTCATATGCCAGTATTACAACCGGTACAGGTGTAAAAGCTGTTTCCGGCACCGATGGTTCCTTCAGTATTAAAACAAACAACAAGATCAAAACGGTCAGGATCGAACTTTGGGGATACCAAACAGCAGAAGTCCCGGTTTCAGACGAAAAGAGCTACTATGAAATAACATTAACCAAAAACATTGAATCCCTACAGGAAACTGCTCTCAAACATACGACTGATGCTTCTGAAATAATCAGGGATGTCATCAACAATAAAAATCGCAACAATCCGGAAACCTCACTGAACTCCTTTAAACTAAAGAGCTATAACAAACTTATCGCTACAGCCGATCCGAATACGATCGACAACCAAATAGATTCTGTATTCTTGAAAAAGAAAAAAGGACTAAAATTTATTGAGGCAGATTCTACAGCCTATAAGTTGAAAAGACAGCTTTACAGTTCCCATCTCTTTATAACAGAAAAGATTTCCTCCGTTGTTTTCGATAAAGAGAACGGGAAACACGAAACCATATTAGGCAGTAACGTTGCAGGCTTTAAAGAACCTGTTTACGAAATTCTTGCATTAAAAATACAGTCCTTCTCGTTTTACAAAGACAAATACACCCTGTTTGGCACCGAATACGCAGGCCCCCTGGCAGACAGGGCCCTTAAAAAATACAACTACCGGGTTGTAGATACTCTAAATACAGACAGAGGCAGTACTTACATAATTCATTTTCAGGGAAAAAAAAGGCAAAAATCTGCAACCCCCGAAGGACTTTTATACATCAGTGCAGATTCATACGCACTGCAAAAAGGAATTATAAAACTTAAGGCCGTAATAGACATCGAAGCATCCCAGGAGTTTGAATATTTTGAAGAGAATGACATCTGGTTTCCGGTTGAGAAAAACATTTCCATCTCAAAAGGAAGCAGCAGCAATGCTATAAATCTGTTCGGCGGCAATATCTTACTCACCAACTTAAAGGAAAAAGACATCGATACTACCAAAACGATTCACACCAGTTACTTTAATCCAGCAGAGGTCATCAAAATAACAGTAAGGGATCTCAATTATGGTATTTCAATAAACAAGCCTGTTAACCGGAGTAAAACAAAGTTCACCGTCGAAGTTGACGAAAATGCCGTACATCAGAACAATGCTTTCTGGAAAGAAAACCGGTCAGACCCCCTTACGGATAAAGAATTAAACACTTATACTTATGCAGACAGTGTCACTCAGGCCGCTAAAGCTGAAAAAAAGATCGGACTGATCAGAAAACTACTTGTTGGTTATGTACCTCTAAGCTATGTCGATCTGGATATAAAATCGGTTATAAAATACAATAATTTTGAAGGCTTCAGGCTTGGTGGCGGTATCACAACAAGCAATAACTTCTCTAAAGTACTGCGTTTAAATGCTTATGGTGCATTTGGTACCAAGGATCAGGATTTTAAATATGGGCTGGGCGCTAAAGTCAGGCTTAACAGAAACACCTCTACCTGGCTTGGATTCGACTATATAGACGACCTGACAGAAACCGGAAGCACCAAATATATAACAGACACGAGAGCTTTCTCTATTTTCGAGCCACGTCTTTTCAATATCACCATGTTTCACAACAGCAAGAGCATTGCCTCTCATTTGTCATACGATATAACCCCGCAACTAAGCTCCAAACTGAGACTCCAAAAAGCTGATATTATTCCTAAATACACATACAACTACATTAACGAAGGAACAAACTTCGACACTTATAAAATCACGACGACAACCCTGGGGATACAGTGGAATCCGAAAAATCTGTATATGCTCACTTCTGACGGGAAAAAAGTAATCAGAAATTCATTTCCACAGTTCTCGCTTCAGTATACACAGGCTATAAAAGGGTTACTAGACGGTTACTTTACTTTTTCGAAAGTAGATTTCAGAGCCCGTTATCACCTAAACCCGTTAAACAAAGGGCGGACATCGTTCCTGATAAATGCAGGCTTAGGCCTGGGAGACATCCCCCTGACACATTTATATCAGACGGCACCTAACCAGCCCGACGGCAATAAGATTTTAAAACGATTCTCCGTTGGTGGCGGCGACAGTTTTGAAACCATGTACTTCAATGAATTCTTTTCGGACAAGTACTTATCTGTCGAAGCCAAGCACTATTTTAAAAGGGTGAAGATTGCAGGCAGATTCAAACCTGAATTCGGACTGGCTTCACGTTTTGCAATTGGCGACATTAAAAACCCTGATTTGCACGAAGGCATCGGGTTTAACTCTTTAAACAAAGGGTATATGGAGTCAGGCTTTGAAATCAACCGGATTCTCAAAGGATTCGGGCTAAGCTTTATGTACAGGCACGGTGCCTATCACCTGCCGGCTTTTGATGAGAACGTATCCTTTAAGTTCACATATTATTTCAGCTTAGGATTTTAG
- a CDS encoding efflux RND transporter permease subunit produces the protein MVTWINTSFWARVARIILRNRILILAIIAGITVFLGMQWKHMRFTYTEANLLPDDHPVNLEYNKFLHQFGEEGNLIVIAVKDSSLFTPENFNHWNRLSKQLQAKPEISLVISTDNLQELVKNTEKQAFELKPLIDGQIENQSQVDTIKKELFSKLPFYESLLLNTESQTLRSAIYLDKEIVNTSVRKDFIFDDFIPLIEEFEKETGLEVHSSGMPYIRTLNSQHIIDEIGLFILAALGVTSLIFFFFFRSFRATFISMVVVLIGVMWAFGILGLLHYEITVLTALIPPLIIVIGIPNCIFLINKYQQEVKKHGNQAKSLQRVISKVGNATLMTNATTAAGFATFIVTESKILKEFGLVASINIMAIFILSLLIIPIVYSFMKLPKYKHLKHLNKKWIGGFVGWMENTVRHHRIGVYIVAVGLLTASIIGIYQIKISGSLIEDMPKDAGFFDDIRFFEKEFDGIMPVEIMVDTKRPNGVMRLPTLKRMERLEELIDEIPELSKPISVTNLVKYFKQAYYNGNPDYYQLPTSQENTFILQYARNSSGESDVLSNFVDSTGQVARITTFMKDIGTDKMEGIEEDLWKKIDKEFPSERYDVTITGKALVFMKGTKYLVKNLIISLLLAILLISIFMAYMFRSFRMIVISLIPNLLPLLITAGTMGYLGVPIKPSTILVFSIAFGISVDDTIHFLAKYRQELAANNWKIQKSVYNALRETGVSMFYTSIVLFFGFSVFMISSFGGTKALGGLVSMTLLFAMLSNLILLPALLLSLERSIANKNVLKKPSFDVLTEGKEKGKDHL, from the coding sequence ATGGTCACCTGGATAAACACCAGTTTCTGGGCACGAGTTGCAAGAATCATTTTGAGAAATCGTATTTTGATACTGGCTATTATTGCCGGTATTACCGTATTCTTAGGAATGCAGTGGAAGCACATGCGTTTCACCTATACTGAAGCCAACTTACTTCCTGACGACCACCCGGTCAATCTGGAGTACAATAAATTCCTCCATCAATTCGGAGAAGAAGGGAATTTAATTGTTATTGCCGTTAAGGATTCCTCGCTTTTTACCCCGGAAAATTTCAACCATTGGAACAGGCTCAGCAAACAACTCCAGGCAAAACCCGAAATCTCGTTGGTGATCTCAACGGATAACCTTCAGGAGCTTGTTAAAAATACCGAGAAGCAGGCCTTTGAATTGAAGCCTCTCATCGACGGACAAATTGAAAACCAATCTCAGGTAGACACGATAAAAAAAGAATTATTCTCTAAACTGCCTTTTTACGAAAGTCTGCTACTGAATACTGAATCTCAGACACTCCGGTCTGCCATATACCTCGACAAAGAAATCGTAAACACATCGGTCCGCAAAGATTTTATTTTCGATGATTTCATTCCGCTCATTGAAGAATTCGAGAAGGAAACAGGTCTGGAAGTACACAGTTCCGGAATGCCATATATAAGGACACTTAACTCACAGCATATCATCGATGAGATCGGACTCTTTATATTAGCTGCACTAGGGGTTACTTCGCTTATATTCTTTTTCTTCTTCAGGTCATTCAGGGCTACATTCATCTCAATGGTCGTGGTTCTTATCGGAGTGATGTGGGCATTTGGCATACTGGGATTGTTACATTACGAGATCACCGTATTAACAGCATTAATCCCACCGTTGATTATTGTTATCGGAATTCCTAACTGTATTTTTCTTATAAACAAATATCAACAGGAGGTAAAGAAACACGGTAATCAGGCAAAATCTTTACAACGGGTTATTTCCAAAGTAGGAAATGCCACCCTCATGACCAACGCTACCACTGCTGCCGGTTTCGCTACTTTTATAGTAACCGAAAGTAAGATTCTAAAAGAATTCGGGTTAGTAGCCTCTATCAATATCATGGCCATTTTCATCCTTTCTTTGTTGATCATCCCGATCGTATACAGTTTTATGAAGCTGCCGAAATACAAACACCTCAAACACCTGAATAAAAAGTGGATTGGCGGATTTGTAGGCTGGATGGAAAACACCGTAAGACATCACAGGATCGGAGTTTATATCGTAGCCGTCGGATTGTTGACAGCAAGCATTATCGGGATTTATCAAATCAAAATTTCGGGAAGCCTGATAGAAGACATGCCCAAAGATGCAGGCTTCTTTGATGACATTCGCTTCTTCGAAAAAGAATTTGACGGAATCATGCCTGTAGAAATCATGGTAGACACAAAGCGACCGAATGGTGTTATGAGACTACCAACCCTTAAAAGGATGGAGCGTCTTGAGGAGTTGATTGATGAAATCCCTGAACTGTCAAAACCCATTTCAGTCACCAACCTTGTAAAATACTTCAAACAGGCATACTACAACGGCAATCCCGATTATTATCAGCTACCTACGAGTCAGGAGAATACATTTATTCTTCAATACGCGAGAAATTCGTCCGGGGAATCTGATGTTTTAAGCAATTTTGTCGACTCAACAGGTCAGGTGGCACGTATCACCACCTTTATGAAAGACATCGGGACAGATAAGATGGAAGGGATCGAAGAAGACCTATGGAAGAAGATCGACAAGGAGTTTCCTTCCGAGAGATATGATGTTACCATAACGGGCAAAGCCCTGGTCTTTATGAAAGGAACCAAGTATCTGGTTAAAAACCTTATCATATCGTTACTACTCGCCATTCTACTGATCTCAATTTTTATGGCATACATGTTCAGGTCATTCAGGATGATCGTCATATCGCTCATTCCCAATTTACTCCCGCTGCTTATCACTGCCGGCACCATGGGATATCTGGGTGTTCCAATAAAACCATCTACCATTCTGGTATTCAGTATTGCTTTTGGTATTTCGGTAGACGACACCATACATTTTTTAGCGAAATACAGACAAGAACTCGCTGCCAACAACTGGAAAATACAAAAATCGGTATACAATGCCTTAAGAGAAACAGGGGTTAGCATGTTTTACACCTCTATCGTCCTTTTCTTTGGCTTCTCAGTATTTATGATTAGTAGCTTTGGAGGTACCAAGGCGCTCGGCGGGCTGGTTTCCATGACATTGCTTTTTGCCATGTTATCCAACCTGATACTGCTTCCGGCATTATTACTATCATTAGAAAGGAGTATTGCCAACAAGAATGTATTGAAAAAGCCGTCCTTCGACGTATTAACCGAGGGGAAAGAAAAAGGGAAAGACCATCTCTAA
- the asnS gene encoding asparagine--tRNA ligase codes for MKAYSIRELLEGDDKILQEVTVKGWVRTFRSNRFIALNDGSTINNIQCVVDFENIDEDELKKINTGAALELKGTLVESMGKGQSVEIQVNELEVLGTSDPETYPIQPKKHSMEFLRENAHLRVRTNTFSAVMRVRNALSFAIHQYFQQNGFNYVHTPIITGSDAEGAGEMFRVSTLDPKNPPLTEENEIDYKEDFFGKETNLTVSGQLEGEAYAMALGKIYTFGPTFRAENSNTSRHLAEFWMVEPEVAFMDLDGNMDLAEDFIKYVLQYALDNCKDDLEFLEKRLLDEEKTKPQKDRSEMTLTEKIRFVLDNNFKRVSYTEAIDILKNSKPNKKKKFQYIIEEWGADLQSEHERFLVEKHFKCPVILFDYPAKIKAFYMRLNEDEKTVRAMDILFPGIGEIVGGSQREERLDVLKQKIADLGIDEKELWWYLDLRKYGSAVHSGFGLGFERLVLFTTGMTNIRDVIPFPRTPQNAEF; via the coding sequence ATGAAGGCGTATAGCATTAGAGAACTTTTAGAAGGAGACGATAAAATATTACAGGAGGTTACCGTAAAGGGATGGGTAAGAACATTCCGAAGCAACCGGTTTATTGCTTTAAATGACGGATCGACCATTAATAATATTCAATGCGTTGTAGATTTCGAAAACATAGATGAAGACGAACTAAAAAAAATAAATACCGGAGCTGCACTTGAGCTGAAAGGAACCTTGGTGGAAAGCATGGGAAAAGGTCAAAGTGTAGAGATTCAGGTAAATGAACTGGAAGTACTGGGAACCTCCGACCCTGAAACATACCCTATCCAACCCAAGAAACACTCCATGGAATTTCTTAGGGAGAATGCTCATTTACGTGTTCGTACAAACACCTTCAGCGCTGTAATGAGAGTTCGTAATGCTTTGTCATTTGCAATTCATCAGTATTTTCAGCAAAACGGATTTAACTATGTTCACACTCCTATAATCACCGGATCTGATGCCGAAGGTGCCGGGGAGATGTTCAGGGTGTCTACACTGGATCCTAAAAATCCGCCGTTGACAGAAGAAAATGAAATTGACTACAAGGAGGACTTTTTCGGAAAAGAAACCAATCTTACGGTTTCCGGACAGCTGGAAGGTGAGGCTTATGCGATGGCACTGGGCAAGATATATACATTCGGCCCTACATTTCGTGCTGAAAACTCAAATACTTCGAGGCACCTTGCCGAATTCTGGATGGTTGAACCGGAGGTAGCCTTTATGGATCTGGACGGGAACATGGACCTTGCTGAAGATTTTATCAAATACGTACTTCAATATGCATTAGATAACTGTAAAGACGATCTTGAGTTCCTGGAAAAGCGATTACTGGATGAGGAAAAGACCAAACCTCAGAAAGACAGAAGTGAAATGACACTAACAGAAAAAATCCGTTTCGTTTTAGACAATAACTTTAAGCGTGTAAGCTATACGGAGGCTATTGATATCCTGAAAAACTCAAAACCTAACAAAAAGAAGAAATTCCAATATATTATTGAAGAATGGGGTGCTGATCTTCAAAGTGAACACGAGCGCTTTTTAGTTGAAAAGCATTTTAAGTGCCCGGTTATCCTTTTCGATTATCCGGCAAAGATCAAAGCATTCTACATGCGTTTAAATGAAGATGAGAAAACCGTACGGGCCATGGATATTTTATTCCCCGGAATCGGAGAGATCGTTGGCGGATCGCAAAGGGAAGAGCGTTTGGATGTACTAAAACAGAAAATTGCAGATCTGGGTATCGACGAAAAAGAACTATGGTGGTATCTGGATCTGAGAAAATATGGATCGGCAGTGCATAGCGGATTCGGATTAGGCTTCGAGAGGTTAGTATTATTCACTACAGGAATGACGAACATCAGGGATGTAATACCTTTCCCAAGGACACCCCAGAACGCCGAATTTTAA
- the rpoN gene encoding RNA polymerase factor sigma-54, with translation MLKQQLQFKLSQKLSPQQIQLMKLIQLPTQAFEQRLKQELEENPALESGREETSEYDDLDNNYDDQYEDEFEQDTTNDEIDIDQYLSDDEIPEYRLQANNYSSDDEDKSVPYAAGTSFHQFLLNQLHTFWLEDQDMAIAEFLIGSIDDSGYIRRPVPDIVDDLAFTQGIFTEETEVDRILKIVQEIDPAGVGARDLQECLLIQLKRKDKNSKTDLAIDIIENSFEKFTKKHYKKLIQKYNISEEELKEAIHEIERLNPKPGGAYSGNNKIIEHIIPDFTIRIIDGELELTLNGRNAPQLHVSREYDNMLKGYKETKDKSKSNKDAVQFIKQKLDAAKWFIDAIKQRQETLLITMNSIMHIQEEYFLTGDERKLKPMILKDIADQIGMDVSTVSRVANSKYVDTPYGTILIKDLFSESVKNEEGEDVSTRQIKKILETVIEEEDKRKPITDEGLAAILKEKGFPIARRTVAKYREQLNIPVARLRKEI, from the coding sequence ATGCTAAAACAGCAATTACAATTTAAATTATCTCAAAAGTTATCGCCTCAACAAATTCAATTAATGAAGCTGATACAATTGCCTACACAGGCTTTTGAGCAGCGGTTAAAACAAGAATTAGAAGAGAATCCTGCTCTTGAAAGCGGCAGGGAAGAAACATCTGAGTATGATGACCTCGACAACAACTATGACGATCAGTATGAAGACGAATTCGAGCAGGACACTACGAATGATGAGATTGATATCGACCAGTATCTAAGTGATGACGAAATTCCTGAATACCGCCTGCAAGCAAACAATTATAGTAGTGACGATGAAGACAAGAGTGTTCCTTATGCTGCCGGCACCAGTTTCCACCAGTTTTTATTAAACCAATTACACACTTTTTGGCTGGAAGACCAGGACATGGCAATTGCTGAATTTTTAATAGGCAGTATAGACGACAGCGGATACATAAGAAGACCTGTACCCGATATTGTAGATGATCTTGCATTTACACAAGGTATCTTTACAGAAGAAACTGAAGTGGATAGGATTCTTAAAATCGTTCAGGAAATAGATCCAGCAGGTGTTGGCGCCCGTGATCTGCAGGAATGCCTGCTGATACAGCTAAAACGAAAGGACAAGAACTCTAAAACCGATTTAGCTATTGATATTATTGAAAATTCTTTTGAAAAGTTCACGAAAAAACATTACAAAAAACTCATCCAGAAATACAACATTTCAGAAGAAGAACTCAAGGAAGCCATACATGAAATCGAGAGGCTAAACCCTAAACCCGGTGGCGCATACTCGGGAAATAATAAGATAATCGAACATATCATACCCGACTTTACCATCAGGATCATCGATGGTGAACTGGAACTTACATTGAATGGCCGCAACGCTCCGCAATTGCATGTTTCCAGGGAGTATGACAATATGCTGAAAGGGTACAAGGAAACCAAGGACAAATCGAAATCCAACAAAGATGCCGTTCAGTTCATCAAGCAGAAGTTAGATGCAGCCAAATGGTTTATTGACGCCATTAAACAGCGACAGGAGACCCTTTTGATCACCATGAATTCCATCATGCATATTCAGGAGGAATATTTTCTGACCGGTGACGAACGGAAGTTAAAACCTATGATCTTAAAAGATATTGCAGATCAGATAGGCATGGACGTTTCGACCGTATCCAGGGTCGCCAACAGTAAATACGTCGATACCCCTTACGGCACGATTTTAATCAAGGACCTCTTCTCTGAATCTGTAAAAAACGAAGAGGGAGAAGATGTTTCTACCAGACAGATAAAGAAAATATTAGAGACGGTTATTGAAGAAGAAGACAAACGTAAGCCCATTACGGATGAGGGCTTAGCCGCAATATTAAAAGAAAAGGGGTTCCCGATTGCCAGAAGAACCGTTGCCAAGTATAGAGAGCAGTTAAACATCCCGGTAGCCCGCTTAAGAAAGGAAATTTAA